The Gemmatimonadota bacterium genome has a segment encoding these proteins:
- the hrcA gene encoding heat-inducible transcription repressor HrcA produces MADPESLSDRERRVLEAVIETYIATAEPAGSQTVARRSALGISPASIRSTMSDLEAKGFLYHPHTSAGRIPTDRAYRVYVDRMVRGTPPDAQLREQLEVELVAANASEELLKRAAQVLGILTQELGVAVGPALDEIVLERVDLVAVSVERLLMVLNLRSGTVRTIYVRLPSALTRDQVDEVQRLLNERLGGLTLREVRATLGDRLRDAASSPEAAELLDIILAEGDGLFDPSDAGGAVLLGSASVLVDQPEFASSERMRSLLSLTDRRDVLQAALAQRKQDGMTITIGGEHGDPGLAGFTLVTSTYRRGGATGVIGVLGPTRMPYDKIIGLVEHTGRLVEGLLQ; encoded by the coding sequence ATGGCCGATCCCGAATCCCTGTCTGACCGCGAGCGCCGGGTGCTCGAAGCGGTCATCGAGACCTATATCGCGACCGCGGAACCGGCCGGCAGCCAGACCGTGGCCCGTCGCTCGGCGTTGGGGATTTCGCCGGCGTCGATCCGCAGCACCATGTCCGATCTCGAGGCCAAGGGGTTCCTCTATCACCCCCACACCTCGGCTGGCCGGATTCCGACCGATCGGGCCTATCGGGTGTATGTCGATCGGATGGTGCGGGGCACGCCGCCTGATGCGCAGCTGCGCGAGCAGCTCGAGGTCGAGCTGGTGGCCGCCAACGCGAGCGAGGAGCTGTTGAAGCGCGCGGCCCAGGTCCTCGGGATCCTGACGCAGGAACTTGGCGTTGCAGTGGGACCGGCCCTCGATGAGATCGTCCTCGAGCGGGTCGACCTGGTGGCGGTGTCGGTCGAGCGGTTGCTGATGGTGCTCAACCTGCGCAGCGGGACGGTGCGGACCATCTACGTGCGACTGCCGAGCGCCCTGACGCGGGACCAGGTGGACGAGGTACAGCGGTTGTTGAATGAGCGGCTCGGTGGGCTCACCTTGCGCGAGGTGCGCGCCACCCTTGGCGATCGGCTGCGCGACGCGGCATCCTCGCCGGAGGCGGCGGAACTGCTCGACATCATCCTCGCCGAGGGTGACGGCCTCTTCGATCCGTCGGACGCCGGCGGCGCGGTGCTGCTGGGGAGTGCATCGGTGCTCGTCGATCAGCCCGAGTTCGCGTCGAGCGAGCGGATGCGTTCACTGCTCTCGCTCACCGATCGTCGCGACGTGTTGCAGGCGGCGCTGGCCCAGCGGAAGCAGGACGGCATGACCATTACCATTGGTGGCGAACACGGCGATCCCGGCCTGGCCGGCTTCACCCTCGTCACCTCCACATACCGGCGCGGCGGCGCGACCGGTGTCATCGGCGTGCTGGGACCGACGCGGATGCCTTACGACAAAATCATCGGCCTCGTCGAACATACCGGACGACTGGTCGAGGGACTCTTGCAGTGA
- the dnaJ gene encoding molecular chaperone DnaJ, which produces MLGIARGASDDEIKKAYRKQAMEFHPDRNPSPDAEAKFKEISEAYQILSDPDKRAYYDRTGAAPGSGGGFGGGPGFQHIDLSEALNIFMRDFGGFGGLESLFGGGRAQGESNRGQDIRVTVKLTLTEVALGAKRNIKIKTLTPCEPCGGSGAAKGTKPVKCGTCEGTGEVRRAARSMFGQFVQVGPCPACRGEGHVIRTPCEVCRGEGRIKGERTVAVDIPAGVSDQNYLTMRGVGATGPRGGPPGDLQVMIEIVDDERFQRQGDDLLLDLPISFSQAALGTLATIPTPYGDEALEVPPGSQSGTVLRLRGKGIPRLGGAGVGDLNVRLHVWTPDELSDEQRQLFVELAKHEGEGPGRRGGFWSKLKEALGA; this is translated from the coding sequence ATGCTGGGCATCGCACGCGGTGCCTCCGACGATGAGATCAAGAAGGCCTACCGCAAGCAGGCGATGGAATTCCATCCGGACCGGAATCCCTCGCCCGATGCCGAGGCGAAGTTCAAGGAGATCTCCGAGGCCTATCAGATCCTCTCGGATCCGGACAAGCGCGCCTATTACGATCGCACCGGGGCGGCGCCCGGGAGTGGCGGCGGCTTCGGCGGTGGACCCGGCTTCCAGCACATCGATCTCTCCGAGGCGCTGAACATCTTCATGCGCGACTTCGGGGGGTTCGGTGGACTGGAGAGTCTCTTCGGGGGCGGGCGCGCGCAGGGCGAGTCCAATCGGGGCCAGGACATCCGGGTGACCGTCAAGCTCACGCTGACGGAAGTGGCCCTCGGCGCCAAGCGCAACATCAAGATCAAGACGCTCACGCCGTGCGAGCCGTGCGGCGGCAGCGGCGCCGCGAAGGGCACCAAGCCGGTGAAGTGCGGCACATGTGAAGGCACCGGCGAAGTGCGTCGCGCCGCGCGCTCGATGTTCGGCCAGTTCGTGCAGGTGGGGCCGTGCCCGGCATGCCGCGGCGAAGGCCACGTGATCCGCACGCCGTGCGAAGTCTGCCGTGGCGAGGGGCGCATCAAGGGCGAGCGAACCGTCGCGGTCGACATCCCGGCCGGTGTCTCGGACCAGAATTACCTCACGATGCGTGGCGTCGGGGCGACCGGTCCGCGAGGCGGCCCGCCGGGGGACCTGCAGGTGATGATCGAGATCGTCGACGATGAGCGGTTCCAGCGGCAGGGCGACGACCTGCTGCTCGATCTCCCCATCTCGTTCTCGCAGGCGGCGCTCGGCACCCTCGCGACGATTCCGACGCCGTATGGCGACGAGGCACTGGAGGTACCCCCCGGCTCGCAGTCGGGAACGGTACTGCGGTTGCGCGGGAAGGGCATCCCGCGCCTTGGCGGCGCCGGGGTCGGCGACCTCAACGTGCGCCTGCATGTCTGGACGCCCGACGAGCTCAGTGACGAGCAACGCCAGCTCTTCGTCGAACTCGCGAAACACGAGGGCGAGGGCCCCGGTCGCAGGGGCGGCTTCTGGTCCAAGCTCAAGGAAGCGCTCGGCGCATGA
- a CDS encoding 50S ribosomal protein L11 methyltransferase, whose translation MTTTWWRISIECRPEDTDAVAAALIGATGQGVEEPSPGVLLTVETSEDAAAQLVGDLAARFPELEGSVTPLDPVDWSVKWRDGIITRRFGRLVVTASWLPVVPEGNEVVVSLDPESAFGSGEHGSTRAAMTLLERHLAAGDRVLDFGSGSGILAIAAAKLGAASAIGIEVDDESHPIAEANADKNGVSDRVTFLVGDAGDLGILAGPAEVVCSNILRTVNTLLLPAIQRSLVPGGLAIFAGMEDMEEELFRPVLAREGWTIVDDVHDAGWWGVAARFG comes from the coding sequence ATGACCACAACCTGGTGGCGCATCAGTATCGAGTGCAGGCCGGAGGACACCGACGCGGTCGCTGCGGCGCTCATTGGCGCGACGGGGCAGGGCGTCGAAGAGCCGTCGCCCGGCGTGTTGCTGACCGTCGAGACCTCCGAGGACGCGGCGGCCCAACTCGTCGGTGATCTCGCCGCGCGCTTCCCTGAACTCGAGGGCAGCGTGACGCCGCTCGATCCGGTCGATTGGTCGGTGAAGTGGCGCGACGGAATCATCACGCGGCGTTTCGGTCGACTGGTGGTCACCGCATCGTGGCTGCCAGTCGTCCCTGAGGGGAACGAGGTCGTGGTCTCGCTCGATCCGGAGTCGGCCTTCGGCAGCGGCGAGCACGGGTCGACGCGCGCGGCGATGACGCTGCTCGAGCGGCACCTGGCCGCCGGAGACCGGGTGCTCGATTTCGGCAGCGGCTCGGGGATTCTCGCGATTGCCGCCGCGAAGCTCGGCGCCGCGAGCGCGATCGGCATCGAGGTCGATGACGAATCCCATCCGATCGCCGAGGCCAACGCCGACAAGAACGGCGTGAGCGACCGCGTGACCTTCCTCGTCGGTGATGCCGGTGATCTCGGCATCCTCGCCGGCCCGGCCGAGGTCGTCTGCTCCAACATCCTGCGCACGGTCAACACGCTGCTCCTGCCGGCGATTCAGCGGTCGCTGGTCCCCGGTGGGCTGGCGATCTTCGCCGGAATGGAAGACATGGAGGAGGAACTCTTCCGACCCGTGTTGGCGCGCGAGGGGTGGACGATCGTCGACGATGTGCACGACGCTGGATGGTGGGGCGTCGCGGCGCGCTTCGGGTGA
- a CDS encoding RsmE family RNA methyltransferase translates to MVGRRGALRVIRLLVPADALVVGASIRLDEDEAHHLEVRRVADGSEVEALDGVGGAGLGTIHREGKRWQFRVATIVRDPRPAPLLLAVGGGDKDRFLWLAEKSAELGVTMLVPLETARSRHVENRLREGTIEKGRRRAREACKQSGNRWAPIVADLTPIDALPALLPAAQWWLGEAGAAALPTLPADAAVGWLIGPEGGFSDADFSTIATHVAPRPAGLGRHILRFETAAIAAAVLTADRRRAQ, encoded by the coding sequence ATGGTGGGGCGTCGCGGCGCGCTTCGGGTGATCCGGCTCCTCGTCCCGGCTGACGCGCTGGTCGTCGGTGCGTCGATCCGCCTCGACGAGGATGAGGCCCATCATCTCGAGGTGCGCCGCGTCGCCGACGGCAGCGAGGTGGAGGCATTGGATGGGGTGGGCGGGGCAGGCCTCGGGACCATTCACCGCGAGGGAAAGCGGTGGCAGTTTCGCGTGGCCACGATCGTGCGAGATCCCCGTCCAGCGCCGCTGCTCCTCGCCGTGGGCGGCGGTGACAAGGACCGTTTTCTCTGGCTCGCCGAGAAGTCAGCCGAACTTGGAGTCACGATGCTGGTGCCGCTCGAGACGGCGCGATCACGGCACGTCGAGAATCGGTTGCGCGAGGGGACGATCGAGAAGGGCCGGCGGCGCGCGCGCGAGGCGTGCAAGCAGTCGGGCAATCGCTGGGCACCGATCGTCGCCGACCTGACGCCGATCGACGCGCTGCCGGCGCTGCTGCCCGCGGCGCAGTGGTGGCTTGGCGAGGCGGGTGCTGCGGCGTTGCCGACCCTGCCAGCCGATGCAGCTGTCGGCTGGTTGATCGGTCCGGAAGGGGGCTTCAGCGACGCCGACTTCTCGACGATCGCCACCCACGTTGCACCGCGGCCCGCTGGCCTCGGCCGTCACATCCTCCGGTTCGAAACCGCCGCGATCGCGGCGGCGGTGCTCACCGCCGATCGTCGCCGCGCTCAGTGA
- a CDS encoding SMP-30/gluconolactonase/LRE family protein, producing MKIPPCLPALLVALTTAACGNPSAPGSAAPGDLGEGPLLPTGKSLQPVGRSHPVGALPLTIVRAPDGAYALVLSGYNEQGVQIVNADGTVRQTLKQAAAFLGAAFSSDGKTLYVSGGNQDVVYRYAYVDGHASLTDSLVLAVKPAKSDGTRYPAGLALSPDGRLLYVAENLGDSLAVIDLATAKVVQRLPTGRYPYGVVVAPNGTVFVSQWNGGAVLAFASRNGMLRQVAAIPAGRHPSALVLNREGTRLFAASASTDRVTVIDAVGHTRLGELLDPPPAGPAEGSTPNGLALSADGTRLFVAEGDANAVAVFDLSARFAGVATATGNDSLLGRIPTEWYPTAIAVAGDTLIAVNGKGKGSGPNPNGPGPRASKERQGDGTGYTLAQLSGTLTISLTARLDHAGLAPLTATVAHANRWDLPTARTTRYPPIEHVIYIIKENRTYDQVLGDLPTADGDTSLVYFGRGVTPNQHALAERFGIYDRFFVNAEISADGHNWSTAAYTTDYLQKTVESNYSGRGRDYDYEGTNRGWGPDNVAEEDVNEPANGYLWDLAQRKGITFRNYGEFVIGEGMDKKDLPAGYTGLKPFLRTHTNEKFPAYDLSITDQVRADIWLEEFAEHVKAGTMPQFEIVRLPNNHTLGLRADAPTPKAMVADNDLALGRMIAALSRSPFWKSTAVFVLEDDAQNGPDHVDSHRSPMLVISPWTKGGVMHRFANTTDVLRTIEELLGLDALSQFDHFGRPLREIWRTTPDLRPYDVLTPTTPLTEKNPARTAGAAASARLRFDVEDMADEDAFNRILWLAAKGPNAPYPGARRMSVLEGIRAH from the coding sequence ATGAAAATACCTCCCTGTCTCCCCGCCCTCCTGGTGGCCCTGACCACCGCCGCCTGCGGCAACCCCTCTGCCCCGGGGAGTGCGGCGCCCGGCGACCTCGGCGAAGGCCCGCTCCTGCCGACCGGGAAGTCGCTGCAGCCGGTGGGCCGCTCCCATCCGGTGGGGGCGCTCCCCCTGACGATCGTGCGAGCCCCCGACGGTGCCTATGCCCTCGTCCTGAGCGGCTACAACGAACAGGGAGTGCAGATCGTCAACGCGGACGGGACGGTCCGGCAGACGCTCAAGCAGGCAGCGGCCTTTCTCGGTGCCGCCTTCTCCTCCGACGGCAAGACGCTGTATGTCAGTGGCGGCAACCAGGACGTGGTCTACCGGTACGCCTACGTCGATGGGCACGCCTCGCTGACCGACTCGCTGGTGCTCGCGGTGAAGCCGGCGAAGTCGGACGGCACGCGCTACCCCGCGGGGCTCGCGCTCTCCCCCGACGGCCGCCTCCTCTATGTGGCCGAGAACCTGGGCGACTCGCTCGCCGTGATTGACCTCGCCACGGCGAAGGTGGTGCAGCGGTTGCCGACAGGCCGCTATCCCTACGGCGTTGTCGTGGCACCGAACGGGACCGTGTTCGTCTCGCAGTGGAATGGCGGCGCGGTCCTCGCCTTCGCGTCCCGGAACGGGATGCTGCGACAGGTTGCGGCCATTCCCGCCGGTCGACATCCGTCGGCGCTGGTGCTGAATCGCGAGGGCACGCGACTCTTCGCCGCCTCGGCCAGCACGGACCGCGTCACCGTCATCGATGCCGTCGGCCACACGCGCCTCGGTGAATTGCTCGATCCACCGCCCGCCGGCCCCGCCGAGGGCAGCACGCCGAACGGCCTCGCCCTCTCGGCCGACGGCACGCGCCTCTTCGTGGCGGAGGGGGACGCCAACGCCGTGGCCGTCTTCGATCTGTCGGCGCGTTTCGCTGGCGTCGCCACAGCCACCGGCAATGATTCCCTGCTCGGGCGCATTCCGACCGAGTGGTATCCGACGGCGATCGCGGTTGCCGGCGACACGCTCATCGCGGTGAACGGCAAGGGGAAAGGCTCGGGACCGAATCCGAACGGGCCCGGCCCGCGCGCCTCGAAGGAACGCCAGGGCGATGGCACGGGATATACGTTGGCCCAACTTTCGGGCACGCTGACCATCTCGCTCACCGCGCGCCTCGACCACGCCGGCCTCGCGCCGCTCACGGCCACCGTCGCGCACGCGAACCGCTGGGACCTGCCCACGGCGCGCACCACGCGGTACCCGCCGATCGAGCACGTGATTTACATCATCAAGGAGAACCGCACCTACGATCAGGTGCTCGGCGACCTTCCGACCGCCGACGGCGATACCAGCCTCGTCTACTTCGGGCGAGGCGTGACACCGAACCAGCATGCGCTCGCCGAGCGGTTCGGCATCTACGACCGCTTCTTCGTCAACGCCGAGATCAGCGCCGACGGCCACAACTGGTCAACCGCTGCCTACACCACCGACTACCTGCAAAAGACCGTGGAGTCGAACTACTCCGGCCGCGGCCGCGATTACGACTATGAAGGGACCAATCGCGGATGGGGGCCGGACAATGTCGCGGAGGAGGACGTCAACGAGCCGGCGAACGGCTACCTCTGGGATCTCGCGCAGCGAAAGGGGATCACCTTCCGCAACTATGGCGAGTTCGTGATCGGCGAGGGGATGGACAAGAAGGACCTCCCGGCCGGGTACACCGGGCTGAAGCCATTCCTGCGGACGCACACCAACGAGAAGTTCCCGGCCTACGATCTCTCGATCACCGACCAGGTGCGGGCCGACATCTGGCTCGAGGAATTTGCGGAGCACGTGAAGGCGGGGACGATGCCGCAGTTCGAGATCGTGCGGTTGCCCAACAACCATACGCTCGGGCTGCGCGCCGACGCGCCGACCCCCAAGGCGATGGTGGCCGACAACGACCTTGCGCTGGGCCGGATGATCGCGGCGCTGTCGCGCTCGCCGTTCTGGAAGAGCACCGCGGTGTTCGTGCTCGAGGATGACGCGCAGAACGGCCCCGATCACGTCGACAGTCATCGCTCGCCGATGCTGGTGATCTCGCCCTGGACAAAGGGCGGCGTGATGCATCGCTTCGCGAACACGACCGACGTGCTGCGCACGATCGAGGAGCTGCTGGGCCTCGATGCGCTGTCGCAGTTCGACCACTTCGGGCGGCCGCTCCGCGAGATCTGGCGCACCACGCCGGACCTCCGCCCCTACGACGTGCTGACGCCCACGACGCCGCTGACCGAGAAGAACCCGGCGCGCACCGCCGGTGCCGCCGCCTCGGCGCGTCTCCGCTTCGACGTCGAGGACATGGCCGACGAGGATGCGTTCAACCGGATTCTCTGGCTGGCCGCGAAGGGGCCGAACGCCCCCTATCCCGGGGCGCGGCGGATGTCAGTGCTGGAGGGAATCCGCGCTCACTGA
- a CDS encoding HIT domain-containing protein translates to MHLPDCIFCRIASGEIPAQIVARSDHAVAFRDLSPQAPTHILVIPTAHLASAAEATGEAGAALLGEVMALGVRVAAELGLAEGGYRFVMNTGREGGQTVHHLHLHLLGGRQMHWPPG, encoded by the coding sequence ATGCACCTCCCCGACTGCATCTTCTGCCGGATCGCCTCCGGCGAGATCCCGGCCCAGATCGTGGCGCGAAGCGACCATGCGGTCGCCTTCCGCGACCTCTCGCCGCAGGCACCCACGCACATCCTGGTGATCCCCACCGCCCACCTGGCCTCCGCTGCGGAGGCCACCGGAGAGGCCGGGGCGGCCCTCCTGGGGGAGGTCATGGCCCTGGGGGTGCGCGTCGCCGCCGAGTTGGGGCTGGCTGAGGGGGGGTACCGGTTCGTGATGAACACAGGCCGGGAGGGGGGGCAGACGGTGCATCACCTGCATTTGCACCTGCTGGGGGGAAGGCAGATGCACTGGCCGCCGGGGTGA
- a CDS encoding 30S ribosomal protein S21, which produces MSEVVIHEDESFERALKRFKKKCEKAGILSDLRKHRHYEKPSEKRKRKENAAQRKTRRGRTYA; this is translated from the coding sequence ATGTCAGAAGTCGTCATCCACGAGGATGAGAGCTTCGAGCGGGCGCTCAAGCGCTTCAAGAAGAAGTGTGAAAAGGCGGGCATCCTCTCCGATCTGCGGAAGCATCGGCATTACGAAAAGCCGAGCGAGAAGCGGAAGCGGAAGGAAAATGCCGCCCAGCGCAAGACGCGTCGCGGCCGTACGTATGCCTGA
- a CDS encoding GatB/YqeY domain-containing protein translates to MARKAADKDRTLLLGTVLASLKNRELELGHEPTDVESVEVLRKQIKQRLDSFEQYTKADRPELAAREEYEIGVLKGYLPPEIDPEEIRVAARAAVAAGTTDLGKLMGVLMGQFKGRTDGKVINQVAREALSQG, encoded by the coding sequence GTGGCGCGCAAGGCTGCCGACAAGGACCGGACCCTGTTGCTGGGGACGGTCCTTGCCTCGTTGAAGAACCGTGAGCTCGAGCTCGGGCACGAGCCCACGGATGTCGAGTCGGTCGAGGTGCTGCGGAAGCAGATCAAGCAGCGTCTCGACTCGTTCGAGCAATACACCAAGGCCGATCGTCCGGAGCTCGCCGCGCGCGAGGAGTACGAGATCGGTGTCCTCAAGGGCTATCTCCCGCCGGAAATCGACCCGGAAGAGATCCGTGTCGCGGCCCGCGCAGCGGTCGCGGCCGGCACCACCGACCTCGGCAAGTTGATGGGGGTGCTCATGGGGCAGTTCAAGGGGCGCACCGACGGGAAGGTGATCAACCAGGTCGCCCGCGAGGCGCTGTCGCAGGGATGA
- a CDS encoding Smr/MutS family protein encodes MLRPVDEPTREAAYELDLRGMRADEAEAVVIGAIDGAVLAEQPHLAIIHGMGTGALRDMVRRLLTHDKRIASFDFAQRQQGGTGVTIAVLR; translated from the coding sequence ATGCTGCGCCCGGTCGACGAGCCGACGCGCGAGGCCGCCTACGAGCTCGACCTGCGCGGGATGCGCGCCGATGAAGCGGAGGCGGTGGTCATCGGGGCGATCGACGGCGCCGTGCTCGCCGAGCAGCCGCACCTCGCGATCATTCACGGCATGGGGACCGGGGCGCTGCGCGACATGGTGCGACGACTGCTCACGCACGACAAGCGCATCGCGTCGTTCGACTTTGCCCAGCGGCAGCAGGGCGGCACCGGCGTGACGATCGCGGTGCTTCGCTGA
- a CDS encoding DNA primase — MARIPDELIEQVRDSADLLEIVQESIQLKRNGSDWRGPCPFHGGTNRNFAVIPKKNLYYCFVCHEAGDVFTWYQKRFGLDYPSAVREVARRVGVVIPEATERIGPDPREPLYQACEVAQGWFATQLRESTEAEPARRYLLDRQFALDAAAELGLGYAPRGAEFVAAMKQLGLGDEAMLEAALVVRRDDGTLAPRFRGRLLFPIHDLRGRVVGFGGRILGRGEPKYLNSPETPIFHKGEQLYHMHLAKHAIRKSGFAILVEGYFDTQRLALAGIDHVVAPLGTAFTEAQATLLKRFTGEVVILYDSDAAGLKSTFRAGDVLLAHGVRVRVATMPPGDDPDTVVQHGGAGALTPILDDAVDLLERKLQLLERKGWFADVRKSREALDKLLSTLRAASDPVTRELYISRVAERLGIPREVVATEAAAKPRAAMLPPRQASVPEQEGPPEWHREAAGRGERVAPRRAAVRTPGAEIERKLLRLLLTSPTWLARASGELAPDRFTVPTFGRIYGALVALPDGAPVGDALLGLDPRAQEAWQALMESPPPGEGYHVDQEYAGALEALEEIHQFPEIAAEPDSQERSRRWRALSKEGQARFRMYLATAPRPRASRDDPPTEE; from the coding sequence ATGGCACGGATCCCGGATGAGCTGATCGAGCAGGTGCGCGACAGCGCCGACTTGCTCGAGATCGTGCAGGAGTCGATTCAGCTCAAGCGGAACGGCAGTGACTGGCGCGGCCCCTGTCCGTTCCACGGCGGGACCAATCGCAACTTCGCCGTGATCCCGAAGAAGAATCTCTACTACTGCTTCGTCTGCCACGAGGCCGGCGACGTCTTCACCTGGTACCAGAAGCGCTTCGGCCTCGACTATCCCTCGGCGGTGCGCGAGGTCGCGCGCCGTGTGGGCGTCGTGATTCCCGAGGCCACGGAGCGGATCGGGCCCGACCCGCGCGAGCCGTTGTACCAGGCGTGCGAGGTGGCGCAGGGATGGTTCGCCACGCAGCTGCGCGAGTCGACCGAAGCGGAGCCGGCGCGGCGCTATCTGCTGGATCGACAGTTCGCGCTCGACGCCGCCGCGGAACTCGGCCTCGGCTATGCGCCGCGCGGCGCCGAGTTCGTCGCCGCGATGAAGCAGCTTGGACTCGGCGACGAGGCGATGCTCGAGGCCGCGCTGGTGGTTCGGCGCGACGACGGCACCCTCGCGCCGCGCTTCCGTGGTCGGTTGCTCTTTCCGATTCACGACCTGCGCGGACGGGTCGTCGGCTTCGGGGGGCGCATCCTGGGCAGGGGAGAGCCGAAGTATCTCAACTCGCCCGAGACGCCGATCTTCCACAAGGGCGAGCAGCTCTATCACATGCACCTCGCCAAGCACGCAATCCGGAAGAGCGGTTTCGCGATCCTGGTGGAAGGGTACTTCGACACCCAGCGCCTGGCGCTCGCCGGGATCGACCATGTCGTCGCGCCGCTCGGCACCGCCTTCACGGAGGCCCAGGCCACGCTGCTCAAGCGCTTCACGGGCGAGGTCGTGATCCTCTACGACAGCGATGCCGCCGGACTCAAGTCGACCTTCCGGGCCGGCGACGTGCTGCTGGCGCATGGGGTCCGCGTGCGCGTGGCGACGATGCCACCGGGGGACGATCCTGACACCGTGGTGCAGCATGGGGGAGCCGGCGCATTGACGCCGATACTTGACGATGCGGTTGATCTGCTCGAGCGAAAGCTGCAACTCCTGGAGCGGAAAGGGTGGTTCGCCGATGTGCGCAAGTCGCGGGAGGCGCTCGACAAACTGCTCTCGACGCTGCGGGCCGCGAGCGACCCGGTGACCCGGGAGCTCTATATCTCGCGGGTCGCGGAGCGGCTCGGGATTCCGCGTGAGGTGGTGGCGACGGAAGCCGCGGCGAAACCGCGCGCCGCGATGCTCCCACCGCGCCAGGCGAGTGTGCCTGAGCAGGAGGGGCCACCCGAATGGCACCGCGAGGCGGCGGGGCGGGGGGAGCGAGTCGCGCCACGGCGGGCGGCGGTTCGGACTCCCGGGGCGGAGATCGAGCGGAAGTTGCTCCGCTTGCTGCTGACCTCGCCGACTTGGCTGGCCCGGGCGAGCGGGGAATTGGCCCCGGACCGCTTCACGGTCCCGACCTTCGGCCGCATCTACGGGGCGCTGGTGGCCCTGCCGGATGGGGCACCGGTCGGCGATGCCCTATTGGGGCTGGATCCGCGGGCCCAGGAGGCCTGGCAGGCCCTGATGGAGTCGCCCCCGCCGGGCGAGGGGTACCATGTCGATCAGGAGTACGCCGGGGCCCTGGAGGCCCTGGAGGAGATCCACCAGTTCCCCGAAATCGCGGCCGAACCCGACTCGCAGGAGCGCAGCCGCCGGTGGCGCGCGCTCAGCAAAGAGGGACAGGCACGATTCCGGATGTATCTTGCCACTGCGCCGCGCCCGCGCGCGAGCCGCGACGATCCGCCAACAGAGGAATGA